The Sandaracinus amylolyticus genomic interval CACGTCGAACAAGCCGCTGTTCACGCAGTTCGAGAGCGCGAAGTCGATGATGCGGAACTTGCCGCCGAAGGGCACGGCGGGCTTGGTTCGCTTGGCGGTCAGGACGCCGAGGCGAGAGCCCTCGCCGCCCGCCAGGATCACGGCCACGGTCTTCATCAGCGCGTCTCTCCGGTCACGAGCTCTCGGTAGGTGTGCGCGTACGCGAGCGCGGCGCGCGACCACGAGAAGTCTTCGCGCATGCCGTTCTGCTGCAGCATGGCGAAGCGTCCTTCTCGAGCACAGTGTTCGCCGGTTCGCGGGCTCACCGCCGCGAACGTCGCGAGCGCGCGCCGCAGCCCGAAGGCGAGCGAGCGCGACGACGCGACCGGGAAGAGGAAGCCGGTCGGCGCGTCGTGCAGATCGAGGTCGCGCACGGTGTCCGAGAGGCCTCCGGTGTCGCGCGCGACCGGCACGCAGCCGTATCGCATCGCGATCATCTGCGCGAGCCCGCAGGGCTCGTAGCGCGACGGCAGCATCAGCATGTCGGCGCCCGCGTAGATGCGGCGCGAGAGCGCTTCGTCGAACGCGACGCGCACCCGTACGCGATCGCCGAGCTCTCCCGCGAGGCGGAGGAGCTGCTCCTCGAGCGCGTGATCACCGGTGCCGAGGATCACGCACTGGAACGCGTGATCGCGCGCGAGCGCGCGGATCGCGTCGGGCACGAGGTCGATGCCCTTCTGGCCGGTGAGGCGCGAGACCACCGCCAAGAGCGGCAGCGGCTCGTCGACACTGCCTTGCTCGTGAACCAGGCCGAGCTCGCGGCGGAGCGCGCGCTTGTTCACGGCGCGCGCGGCGAGCGCGGTGGTCGCGTCGTAGCGCTGCGGGAGCGCGGCGTCGGTCTTCGGATCGTAGAGCTCGGTGTCGATCCCGTTGAGGATGCCGACGAGCGCGTCCTTGCGCGCGCGGAGGAGCGCGTCGAGGCCGGCGCCGAATTCCGGCTCGAGGATCTCGCGCGCGTACCCGGGCGAGACGGTGGTGATGCGATCGGCGAGCGAGAGGCCGATCGGGAGCGGCATCTCGCGGCCCTCGGGCGCGACGCGCGGGAGCTCACCGGGCACCAGCCCGAACGCGCGCATCGCGGGCCCCGCGCCCCAGCCGACGTAGGGCAGGTTGTGCACGGTGAGCGCGGTGCGCGCGCGACCGAGCTTCGGGTCCGAGAAGCGCGCGCGGTGCAGCGCGGGGATCGACGGCGCGGTGTGCCAGTCGTTCGCGTGCAGCACGTCGGGCACGAAGTCGATCACGCGCGCGAGCTCGAGCGCGGCGAGACAGAAGAACGCGTAGCGATGCCCGTCCCACCCGGTGTCCTGGTGGTAGACGGCGATCGAGTCGTCGAAGAGCCCGGGCGCGTGCACGAAGTAGAACGGCACGCCGTCGTATGTGGTCGCGAGGATCTCTGCACCGAGCGGTCCCGAGGGATGCGGGACCGAGACGCGCGCGACGCGCTCGAGCGGCGTCGTGATGCGCGCTCGCGCGCCGCCGTGGAGCGGCGTGACGACGCGGACGTCGAGCCCGGCACCTGGAACCGCACGGAGCGCCGCGGGGAGCGCGCCCGCGACGTCGCCGAGCCCACCGACCTTGGTGAATGGAGCGGCCTCGGCGGTCAGGAAGAGGATCTTCATCGAGCGTGCGGACGATACCGGAGAACGACGATCTCGGGCGGCGCTACTTGGACACCGGACGAGGGCTCGCCAAGGGGTCACGCGCTAGGCTCGGCGCCCGGAGGTTCCCGATGACGAAACGAACGACGGCCCCAGCGATCGTGCTCGTTGCGCTCGCGCTCTCGGCGTGTGGTCAGAGCGCGGAAGAGGCGGCCTGCAACGACACGGTGCAGGTGTTCGGCGACGCGATCGTGCGCTGCGGGCTGGACGACGGTCTGTCGCGAGACGCGCTCGAGCGACAGATCGAGTCGACGGTCACGATGACGCAGGGCTGCGGGCGCGTCGTGAGCATCCGCGACGAAGCGGAGCTGCGCGAGGAGTGCCTGCCGGCGCTCGAGACGCTCGCGTGCAGCAGCCTCGAGGCGGGCACGCTGCCCGCTTCGTGCCGCGCGCAGATCGAGGTCGAGGTCCGCTGAGCTCGACCGGAGCTCGTGCCGACGGGAGCGCGCTGCGTCACTTCGGCTCGCGCGTCCGCCACGCGCCGGGTGTGACCCCGGTCCAGCGGCGGAACGCGCGGCTGAAGTTCGCGGCGTCGGAGTAGCCGAGCCGCGCCGCGATCTCGTCGAGGCCGAGCTCGTCGCGCAGCAGCACGAGCGCGCGGGCGCGGCGCGCGTCCTCGAGGAGATCGCGGAAGCTCGTGCCTTCCTCGGCGAGGCGCCGCTTGAGCGTGCGCGTCGAGACGTGCAGCGCCTTCGCGACCTCTTCGATCGTCAAGAACCCGCCGCTCGCGCGCGGCAGCACGCGCGCGACGCGCTGCGAGAACGGATCGCCGGCGCGCAGCTCGGCGAGCTCGCGCTCGCACTGCTCGAGCGTGAGGCGCAGCGCGGCGGGATCCGCGGTGACCAGGCGCGCGGCGAGCGCCGCCGCCGGGAACGTGATGCGATGCACCGGGCACCCGAACCGCGCCGGCCGGAGGAGGTGCGCGAAGCGCCGGTAGTAGCTCGGCTCGTCGAACGCGAGCTCGACCTGGTACGCCGCGTCGGCTCCGGTCAGCGCGCGCGCGAGCTGCACGATGCCCACCGTCAGCGCGAGCACCACCGCGTCGCGCGCGGAGCCGAGATCGGCGTGCTCGAGCATGACGAGCGCGGCGCCCTCGGGCCCGGTCTCGAGCCGCAACGACAGCGCCGTCGTGCGCGTCGGCGCGAAGCGCACCGCGACCTGCGCGGCGTCGCCGAGCGTCGGCGCCGCCATCGCCGCGAGCCCGAGGAACCCGTGCGACGCGATGCGCATCTGCAGGCCGACGTGGAACCCGAGGCCGGGCTCGCCGGTCAGCTTGCGCGCCCGCTCGACCAGCCGCTCGACGTCGGCGAGCGTGAGCCGCGCGTCGGGCTGCGCGAGCGCGTCGGGCGTCCATCCCGAGCCCGCGAGCAGCGCGTCGACGTCGATGCCCCAGCGCTCCACCACGTCGGCGAGGTGGAGCGCGTGGATCGCGGGGATGGTGTGCGCGTCGGGCGCGTGCATCGGGCGGCCGAGAGTCTCGCGAAAACACGAGATCATGGCGAGCTGGCCCGAAATGACAAGAGCTTGGCACCGCCTGACTTCGCGGGCGCCGCGCATCGCGCGGAGAGTGTCGTGGAGGAGGCCTGCAGCAGCATGAACGGCACGCAGACGCTCGAGGTCCGCAACCT includes:
- a CDS encoding AraC family transcriptional regulator codes for the protein MHAPDAHTIPAIHALHLADVVERWGIDVDALLAGSGWTPDALAQPDARLTLADVERLVERARKLTGEPGLGFHVGLQMRIASHGFLGLAAMAAPTLGDAAQVAVRFAPTRTTALSLRLETGPEGAALVMLEHADLGSARDAVVLALTVGIVQLARALTGADAAYQVELAFDEPSYYRRFAHLLRPARFGCPVHRITFPAAALAARLVTADPAALRLTLEQCERELAELRAGDPFSQRVARVLPRASGGFLTIEEVAKALHVSTRTLKRRLAEEGTSFRDLLEDARRARALVLLRDELGLDEIAARLGYSDAANFSRAFRRWTGVTPGAWRTREPK
- a CDS encoding glycogen synthase, translating into MKILFLTAEAAPFTKVGGLGDVAGALPAALRAVPGAGLDVRVVTPLHGGARARITTPLERVARVSVPHPSGPLGAEILATTYDGVPFYFVHAPGLFDDSIAVYHQDTGWDGHRYAFFCLAALELARVIDFVPDVLHANDWHTAPSIPALHRARFSDPKLGRARTALTVHNLPYVGWGAGPAMRAFGLVPGELPRVAPEGREMPLPIGLSLADRITTVSPGYAREILEPEFGAGLDALLRARKDALVGILNGIDTELYDPKTDAALPQRYDATTALAARAVNKRALRRELGLVHEQGSVDEPLPLLAVVSRLTGQKGIDLVPDAIRALARDHAFQCVILGTGDHALEEQLLRLAGELGDRVRVRVAFDEALSRRIYAGADMLMLPSRYEPCGLAQMIAMRYGCVPVARDTGGLSDTVRDLDLHDAPTGFLFPVASSRSLAFGLRRALATFAAVSPRTGEHCAREGRFAMLQQNGMREDFSWSRAALAYAHTYRELVTGETR